In the genome of Streptomyces violaceoruber, the window GGCCCGGTCAGCGCCTGCCAGCCGGCCAGGGGCCGCTCCCCCTTGTTCATGTAGCGGCTGGAACGCATGTGCCACTCGTGGCCGCCGGACTGCCAGTCCTGGAGGCCCTTCGTGTACGCGCCGACGGCGGCGACCTCCGGCGGGGTCAGGCCGTTCTCCAGGGCGACGGCGGGCACCTCGGTGAACGCGGTGTGCTCGAACTGGTGCAGCCGCGAGGTGAGGACGTCGTTGACCAGTTCGGCGGCCTCCTGGGTGGTGCAGCCGAAGAAGGTCTCCAGCACCAGCACCCCGTTGCTCAACTCGCCCTCGTCCTCGACCTCGCGCTGGTAGGAGAAGAGGTCGTTGCGCAGGTGCACGGCGTCGGAGAACGTCTCCATCAGCACCCTGAGCGGCCTGGTCCCGGCGACGGCGGCGGGCACCTCGGCGGTCGCGTACTCCACGAGCCCGGCCGACCACGGGGCGCCGCCGACCTTGCGGCGCATCTCGATGTACTCGACCGGGTTGGCGACCCGCCCCTCGTTGATGTTGGACAGCTCCCACATGGACTCGTTGAGGAGGTGCTCGGTGGCGACGGCGAAGCGGCGGCGCCAGTCCGCCGACATCGCGGGCACCGTGCGGGTCCACAGGTCGGCGAGTCCGGCCTCCACCGGATTCCGCGGCTCGGGCATCCCGGCGGCGTCGTCGAGCGGCATGAACAGCGGGAGCCGGTCCAGGTGGGCCTTGCCGGCGAGGCGGTCCTGGCTGCGTTTGTACTTCTCCAGGAAGTGGTCGTCGAAGAAGAAGACCCACACGTACCAGTCGGTGATGAGGGAGAGCGCCGGCCCGTCGCAGTCGGGGTGGGTGTAGGCGCAGAGCAGGCCGTAGTCGTGGGCTTCGAGGTCGGACTGCTCCCAGACCCCGGAGCCCTCCAGCATGCCCATCTCGCGCGCCCACGTCGTCGAGTGGGCGCGGGCCTCGTCGAGATGCGGGTTGAGCCGTGCGGGGTGCGGCAGGTAGAAGTGCGGGAGTTGGAAGGGCTGTTGCGTCATGGCCCGGCCCTACCCAGGGCCCTTCGACCGCATCCGCCGGGCCGCACATGATCACACCATCGCGTGAATCAGCCCGGAATGCGGGAACTTCTCCCGCCGTTCTCCCTCGGCTGCCCGCCGCTCCTTCTCGGCTCCTTCTCAGCTCCTGACCTGGATCAGGGCGTGCGTGCCGCTCGTCCGCCAGCGCCGCTCGCCGCTCGCGTCCAACGCGGCCTCGGTCTTCGCGTCGAGCCCGGTGACCACGTCGGACTTCAGGGTGCGCAGCGCCGCGACCGGGCCGGGGAAGTACGCGGTGACCCGCGCGAAGGAGGTGGTCGGCGGCCACCACCGGTCGCCCACCAGGCGCCGGTAGTTCAGGTCGCCCTTGAGGACGGTGACGGTGGCCGCGGCGAAGTCCTCGCGCAGGTCGTCGGGCATGTCCGCGTAGGGCAGCGGGGCGCAGGAGAAGGGGTGGGCGCGGACGGTGACGCGGCCGTCGGTCAGCGCGGTCCAGAGCCGCTCGCCGTGGGCCGCGGCCGCGCCGCCCGCCGCGACCAGCCGCCGCAGGGCGTCGAGCACGTCGGTGGGCGTGGCGTCGGAGACGTAGTACGGGTACGGCTTGACGTGCAGGACGGCCCGGTCGACGCGGCCCTCGGCGAGGAGGTGCGAGACGAGGAGCAGGTCGGGGACGAGTTCGCGGCCCGCGTTGTCGGCGACGAGGCACAGCGTGGCCGGACCCCGCTCCGCGGGGCCCGTGCCGGGGGCCGGGAACAGGGACCAGAGGGCGTCGCTGTCGTCGGCGACGAGTGCCTCCACCGCGCCCTCGGTGCCGGCGCCCCGGTCGGAGAGGCGGAAGCCCAGGTCGGCGCGGTTGCCCCACAGCGAGCCGTGCAGCAGCGCCCGGGTCCGCTCCTCGGTGGGCAACTCGTCGAGACCGTCGAGCGCGGCGAGCTCCGCGTCCGTCTCCGGCGCGTCGAGTTCGGCCAGTTTGGCGGGCCGGAAGGGGTCGACGCCCTGCCAGGCGCCGGGACCGAAGTAGCCGACGGCGTCGAGGAGCCGGCGGTAGAAGTGGCTCTCGGCCCACAGCCAGGGCACGTCGTACCAGGAGCGTCCCGCGTACGCGTCCATGCCCCACCGCGCCCAGCGGTCCCGGTCGCGGCCGGTGGGGTCGGCGTCGGCGGGCAGCGGCTCGACCACGCCGTCGGCGCAGCTCGCGAGCAACGCGTCGAGCGCGCGCAGCCGTTCGGGGCCGAAGGGGAAGGCGTCCCGCACCTGCCGCACGATGGCGGGGTGCCGCTCGGCGAGCACGCCGTGCGGGAAGGAGCCGGGCTCGTCGCCGAGGATGACGGGGGCGGTCACGGACGGGGTGTCGGCCATGCGCGTCACCGTACCGGTCGGACCGCACGCGTCCCCGGTTCCGGGCGGTGGGGCCGAGCGCGTCCCCGGTTCCGGGCGATCGGGCCGAGCACACGCCCGGCACCGGGCAATCGGGCCGAGCACGACCCCGCGCCGGGCAATCGGGCGGGACGCGACCCCCGCGCCGGACGGTCAGCCCAAGCGCGACCCGCGCCGGACGATCAGCCCGGGCACGACCCCGCGCCAGGTGATCGGGCCGAGCGCGACCCCATTCCGGGCGGTCGGCCCGGGCGCGACCCCGCGCCGGACGGTCAGGCCGTGCCCGTCTCCTGTTCCAGGCGGGCCGCGAGGGTGACGTAGCGGGCGCGCCGGGTCACCGGGACCATGCCCCGGATCAGGATGTACCACATCTCCGCGAGGCGGCGGGGCTCGCGCCCGGCCGGTTCGAGGGTGCCGCCCACGACGCGGGTGCCGACGACGGAGCAGACGAGGGTGTGGGCGACGGAGTCGACGTCGATGTCCTGGTGCACGTCGGACTGCCGCACCGCGTCCAGCAGCCGGGACGTGGCGATCTCCCGCCACTCGGTGAAGGGGTGCGGCAGGGGCGGCCGTACCGGTACGCCCGCGGTGGCGAGCCGCAGCCCGGCCCGCAGCACCGGTCCCTGTACGCAGAGCCGGGCCATGCCGAAGGTGAGGCGCATCAGCGCCTCCAGCGAGGAGTAGCCGCGCCCGTCCAGGTCCTTCGCCAGCCGGCGGGAGGTGCGGGACTGTATCTCCAGGATGGCGTGCGCGAGGTCTTCCTTCGCCGCGAAGTGGAAGTACAGGGCGCCCTTGGTGACCCCGGCGTGGGCGACTATCTCGCTCAGGGTCGTCGACTCGTAGCCGCGGCGGTCGAACAGGTCGGCCGCCGCACCGATGATCGTCGCGCGGGTCTGCTCGGCGCGTAGCTGCCTCGCCATCGGCTGGATTCTCCCGGGCTGGAACTCAACAGACCGTGCCGCCTGCCTTTACCCCCGGCACACGATAACCCACCGGCTAACTGTCCGTCAGATCAGCTTCCCGGCGCCCCGGGCGCCCACGGACGCCGCCGGGCATACCGCCCGGCATTCCGCTTCGGCCCGCTTTCGCCACCCCCGTTCATCACGATGCGGCACCGACAACTCAGAGCAGTTCGCTGGTCACTTGACTACCAGCGGTCACACACGGTTTGCTCCGGCCAGGCGAGTTTCACCCGGTTGGCGCACTGACCCGCGGCTCCGGGCCGGCCCGTCCCGTTCCTCCTGCTCGGCCGCACAGCGAGGTGCCCCCGCCCCCATGAGTACAGCTCCCCCGCCCACCCACTCCCCCGGACCCGCGCGCGCCGCGGCCCTCACCGCGGCCGTCTGCCTGCTGGTGGCCGGCTGCTCCGCCCTCGGCGGGGACGAGGACGGCTCGGCGGCGGACGCCGCGGGCGGGTCCGGCGGCGACCGGATGAAGATCGTCATGGTCACCCACGGCGGTGAGGGCGACGCCTTCTGGGACCGGGTGCGCAAGGGCGCGGAGGCGGCGGCCGCCAAGGACGGCGTCGACCTGACCTACGCCGGGGACGCCGACACCGCCGACCAGGCCGACCTCGTGCGGGACGCCATCCGTGACAAGGCCGACGGCATCGCCGTGACCCTGGCCAAACCGCAGGCGATGAAGGCACCGGTCGCCGAGGCGAAGGCGGCCGGGATCCCGGTGGTCGGCCTCAACTCCGGCATCGACGCCTGGCGGTCCACCGGGCTCCTGGAGTACTTCGGGCAGGACGAGAGCGTCGCGGGCCGCGCCGTCGGCGACAAGCTGGACGACCTCCGGGCGAAGCACGCCCTGTGCGTCATCCACGAGCGCGGCAACGTCGCCCTGGAGGCGCGCTGCGCCGGTGTGAAGAAGACCTTCGGCGGCGAGACCGAGATGCTCTACGTCGAGGGCACCGACATGAAGGCGGTCGGCGCGGCCGTCACGGCCCGGCTGCGGCAGGACCCCAGCATCGACGAAGTCGTCATGAACGGCGCGGCGTTCGCCCTCACCGCGGTCGAGGCGGTCGACGAGGCGGGCAGCGACGCCCACGTCGCCACCTTCGACCTCGACAACGACCTGGTGGCCGCCGTCAAACGCGGGGACGTCCAGTTCGCCGTGGACCAGCAGCCGTATCTGCAGGGCTATCTCGCGGTGGACGCGCTCTGGCTCTACCGCACCAACGGCAACGTCAGCGGCGGCGGCGTGGCCCCCGTGCTGACCGGCCCCGCGTTCGTGACCCGGACCAACGCCGACTCGGTCGCCGAGTTCGCCGCGGGCGGCACCCGGTGACCGGGCCCCGCGGCCGCCGACACCTCCGCACCCCCGCCACCCCGCCCCACTGATCGCCTAGGACGACGATGCCTGCACGGAAGTCACGGAAGAAGGGTGCCCGGCGCCGCCTCGGCTCCATACGTCTCTCCCTGATCCTCCTGGCCCTGGTCCCCGGCGTCACCCTCGCGGCCGTGTGGGGCGTCACGACGATCCAGATGTTCTCGGAGGGCCTGCGGCTGCGCGCGCAGACGCAGCTGAGCCGCGACACCGGCGCCATGGGCACCGAGGCCACCCTGGCCCTGCAGAAGGAGCGCAGCCTGTCGGCCGCCTGGCTGGCCGCACCGGACGGCGACCGGAGCGAACTGGACGCGCAGCGGAAGAAGACGGACGCGGCGGTCGCGCAGTTGGTCGGCCAGTCCGACGCGATCGAGAGCGCGCCCACCCGGGTCTCGGACCGGCTGTACTCGGTGCTCGGCTCGGTGGGCAGCCTGGAGTACTACCGCAACCAGGTCGACGACCCCAGCGACATCACCGCCGAGCAGGCGCTCGACCAGTACACCTCGATCGTCGACGAGCAGATCCACGCCTTCCAGGAGCTCTCCCAGGTCGACGACGGCGACCTCACCTCCCAGGCGGGCCCGCTGGTCGCCCTGGAGCACGCCGCCGAGCTGGTCTCCCAGGAGGACGCCCGGCTCACCCTGGCCTGGCCGTCCGGCCGGATGGACGAGGAGCAGTGGTCCCGGTTCGCCCAGCTGGTGCACACCCGCCGCTGGCTGGTGCAGGACCAGATCGTCCCCTCTCTGACCGGCAGTGCGAAGACCCAGACCGAGCGGATCCTCGCCAGCTCCGAGTGGAAGTCCCTGCAGGACGTCGAGGACCAGGTGCTCGAGGCCCGTTCGGCGGGCCGGGGCGACCGGATCGACCTGCCGGACGCACGGCAGCGCTGGATCACCGCCTTCGAGAAGATCTCCACCCAGTACGGGCAGCTCATCCGGCAGCAGACGGACGGGCTCCTCGACCGCAGCGCCGAGGAGGCCCGGGGCCTGCTGATCAAGGCCGGTGTCCTCAGCGCGGGCGGCCTGATCGCCCTGCTGCTCTGCATCGTGATGTCCTGGCGCATCACCCGCTCGCTGTCCCGGCGGCTGCGCGGGCTGCGGCTGGCCACCCTGAGCCTGGCCGAGGAGCGGCTGCCCGACGTGGTGGCCCGCCTCGAACGGGGCGAGACGGTCGACGTGGAGTCGGCGACCCCGCCGCTGGACTACGGGCGCGACGAACTCGGCCAGGTCGCGCAGGCGTTCAACACGGCGCAGCGCACCGCCGTGCACACCGCCGTCGAACTCGCCGACACCCGGCGCGGCTTCCAGAAGGTCATCCTGGGCATCGCGCGGCAGAGCCAGAACCTCGTCAACATGCAGCTCGGCAAACTGGACGCCCTGGAGCGGGAGCACACGGACCCCGAGATCCTCAAGGGCCTGTACGAGCTGGACTCCACGGCCAGTCAGCTGCGGCGCTACGAGGAGAACCTCGTCATCATCAGCGGCGAGCAGCCCCGGCGCACCTGGCGCGAGCCCGTGTCGCTGGTCGACATCCTGCGCAGTGCCGTCGGCGAGGTCGCCGAGTACCAGCGGGTGGAGCTGCACGCCGACGAGGAGGTGGCCCTCGCCCCGCCCGCGGTGGCCGACGTGATCCACCTCCTGGCCGAGCTGATCGACAACGCGACCGCGTACTCCCCCGCGCCCAACCCGGTCGGCGTGCGGGCGGCGCTGGTGGCCAAGGGCCTGGCCGTGGAGATCGAGGACCGCGGGCTCGGCCTGTCGGAGGAGGACTACGCGTCGTTCAACGCCCAGCTGGCGGTGGCCCCGCAGTTCGACGTGGTGGCGCTCGCCGACGACCTGCGGCTCGGCATGTTCGTCGTGGCCCGCCTCGCGCACCGGCACGGCATCACCGTCACGCTGCGGCCCTCGCCGTACGGCGGGACCACGGCGATCGTGCTGATCCCGCACGACATCGTGGTGCGGGAGCCGGCCGGTGGGGCGGACGGCACGGGTGCCGCGGCGAACGGCGCGCGGGCCCCCTGGGTCGCCGCGCCCACCGCGCGCGACTCGGCCGACCCGGCGGGCCCGGCCATCGGCACCGGCAGCGTCACCGGCACCGAGACCGGCCAGGCAGCCCCGGGCGCCGCGGCCGGGCGGTCCGCCACGGCCTCGGTGGCGGGGGACCCGTCCGGCGACCCCCGGCCGGTGCGCCCCGTACGGTCGTCCCGGCCGGCGCCCGCGGGCCCGGCCGCAGCCGGGGCGGGTTCCCCCCGCGGCCACTCCGGCGCCTCCGCGCACGACGCCTCCGACGGGCGCGGCGGACTGGCGCCGCTGCCCCGCCGGGTACCGCAGACCAGCCTCGCCGCCGAACTGCGCGACGAGGATCCGGGCGGCCGCCGGGACGGCTCGGACCACGCGGCCGCCGACGCCTACGCCGACTTCACGGCCGAGCGCGCCGCGTCGTCCCTCGCCGGTTTCCAGCGCGGCACGCTGCGGGCCCACACCGATGACGACGCGGACGAAGCAGCCGACCCGCGCGCAGCACACGAAGCAGACGAGGCGGCCGAAGGCGTCGGTGGCGCGGACGACCGCGCCACCGACGGGCACGCGCTCTCCTCCGCCGCCCACTCGACCCCGACCGCCGACCGCCGACCGCCCACGAAGGACACGCGATGACCCGACCCTCCCCCGCCACGCACACCGAGCTGGACCAGTTGCTCACCGGACTCGTGGAGCGGGTCGCCGACGTGAACCAGGCCGTGGTGCTCTCCGAGGACGGCCTGGTCGTCAGCAAGTCCACCGGGTTCCTGCGGGACGACGCCGAGCGGCTGGCGGCTACCGCGTCGGGTCTGATGAGCCTCAGCAAGGGCGTCAGCATGGACTTCCGGGGCGGCCCGGTGCGCCAGGCGCTCATCGAGATGGCCAACAGCTACCTGATACTCACCTCCGCGGGCCCCGGCGCGCACCTGGTCGTGCTCACCGGGCCGAACGCCGACGTCGGCGTGGTGGCGTACCAGATGAACATGCTGGTGAAGAAGATCGGCGAGCACCTGAGCGCGGCACCGCGGGCCACCGCCGGCCCCGGCGAGTGACGTGACCGGAGGCGACGCTGCGGGCCGGCTCGTGCGGCCGTTCACCCTGACCGGCGGCCGGACCAGGCCCAGCCGCGCCGACTTCACCCTCATCACGACGGTGACCGCGATCGACCCGCAGCCCTCCCGGGCGGCGCGGCCGCAGCCCGAGCACCTGCGGATCCTGCGGCTGTGCGCCGAGCCGATGGCCGTGGCGGAGCTGGCGGCCCGTCTCGACCTGCCGGTGAGCGTGGTCGTCATCCTGCTCTCGGACCTGCTGGAAGCCGGCCGCATCACCGCCCGGCCGCCGCACCCGGTCTCCCGCGCCACCGACGACCTGGACCTGCTGCAGAAAGTGAGGGACGGCCTTGGCCGGCTCTGAGCGCGTCGCCGAGACGCCCACGGCATCCGCACGCTCCACCGCGCCCGAGGCGGTGAAGATCCTGATCGCGGGCGGTTTCGGCGTCGGCAAGACCACCATGGTGGGGTCGGTCAGCGAGATCGCCCCGCTGCGCACCGAGGAACCGCTGACCGCGGCGGGCCTGGACGTCGACGACCTCGCCGGCATCGAGGAGAAGCGGGCCACGACGGTGGCGCTGGACTTCGGCCGGATCACCATCGGCCGGGACGTGGTGCTGTACCTCTTCGGTACGCCCGGCCAGCAGCGGTTCTGGTTCATGTGGAACGACCTGGCGATCGGGGCGCTCGGCGCGGTGGTCCTGGTCGACGTCCGCAGGCCCGAGTCGAGCTTCGCCGCGATCGACTTCTTCGAGCGGCGGGGCATTCCGTTCGTCGTCGCCGTGAACGGCTTCCACGGCCGGCACCCGTACCCGGCGGCGGAGATCCGCGAGGCCCTCGCGCTGCCGGAGCACGTGCAGGTGCTGCTGTGCGACGCGCGGGAGCGGACCTCCAGCCGGGACGTCCTCATCGCCCTGATCGACCAGCTGATCGACGCCGCGGCCGGGGCCGCGGCGTCCTAGCGGGTCGTGGCGAGGCGTCTCAGGGCTTCCGTCAGACGAGACCCGCGGACTTCAGCCACTCCTTGGCCACGTCCAGCGGGTCCTTCTTGTCCAGCTGGACCTGGGCGTCCAGGTCCAGGAGCGTCTCGGTGTCGAGCTTGGCGGAGACCGCGTTGAGCGTGGCCACGCCCTCCTCGTTCAGCCCGTCCTTGGTGACCAGCGGGGTCACGTTCGCGTGGCCGAAGAGGTTCTCCGGGTCCTTCAGGACGACGAACTTCTCCTTGATGATGGTCGGGTCGGTGGTGAAGACGTCCGCCGCCTGCACGTCGTTCTTGGTCAGCGCCGACTGGGTCAGCGGGCCGCCCGCGTCGAGCGCCTTGAAGGACTTGAACTTCAGTCCGTACACCGACTCCAGGCCCTTGAGCCCCTGCTGCCGCGTCTGGAACTCGGGCGAGCCGCCGATCACCAGGTCCGGTGCGACGTCCTTGAGGTCGGCGAGGGTCGATTCGGCGGTGAGGCCGTGCTTCTTCGCGGTCTCGGCGTTGACGCTCACCGAGTCCTTGTTCTCGGCCGGTGACGACTCCAGCAGCGTCAGCTTCTTGTCGAGCTTGGCCTTCGCCGCCTCGTTCACCGCCTCCACGGACTTCTGCCGGGCCTTCGGGTCGAGGTAGGCGAGCAGCGAGCCGTTGTACTCCGGCAGCACCGTGACGGAGCCGTTCTTCATCATGCCGTAGGTCGTCTCCCGGCTGCCTATGTTGTGCTTGTAGGTGACCTTGAGGCCCTTGGCCTTGAGCGCCTCCCCGTAGATGTCGGCGAGCAGGGTGCTCTCGGCGAAGTTGTTCGAGCCGACGACGACGGTGCCGGCCTCCGCCTTGTCACCCGCGAGCGGGTTGTCGGAGGTGCCGTCGGAGTCGGAGGAACAGCCCGCGAGCAGCGCCGCCGCGGCGGTGAGCGCGACGGCCGCCGCGCCGGTGTGCCTGGTCCTGGACCTGCTGCTCTTCGCGGTGAAATTCATCCGTCGATCCAAACGATCCGCTTGCCGGTGAGTCAAGTACGGCCTGGTTACGGTTTCTCCGCGGCCCGGGCGCTCAGCGCCTGCGCACCCCCGGCGAGACCGCGAACCGTCCCGCCGCCCAGAAGAGCGCGAGGGTGACCAGGGCCAGGACGGCCACCAGCGTGGCGCCGCCGACGACCTTCTCGTAGTCGCGCTGGTAGAGCCCGTCGATGATGTAGCGGCCGATGCCGCCGAGGCTGACGTAGGCGGCGATGGTCGCCGTCGACACGACCTGGATGGCGGCCGAGCGCAGCCCGCTGAGGACCAGCGGGAGGGCGACCGGGAGTTCGACCCGGAAGAGGATGCCCGACTCGTGCATGCCCATGCCCCGGGCGGCGTCCACCGGCGAGGGGTCGACGGAGCGGACCGCCTCGTAGGTGGTCACGAGGATGGGCGGGACCGCGAGCACGACGAGCGGGACCATCACGGGCAGCAGGCCGATGCCGACGACGACGGCGATCAGCACCAGCAGACCGAAGCTGGGCAGGGCGCGGGCGGCGGTGGCGACGAAGGCGACGGCGTTGCCGCCGCGTCCGGTGTGCCCGGTCAGCAGCCCGACGGGCAGCCCGATGGCGGCGGCGAGTCCGAGGGCCATCAGGGTGTACTGGACGTGTTCCAGCAGGCGCGTGGGGATGCCGTCGTAGCCGTGCCAGTGGGCGCTGTCGCTGAAGAAGGCGTTGACGAAGTCGAGGACGTTCACCGGGTCGCCGCCTCCTGCGGTTCGGGCCGCTCCTGCCGCACGGCGGCGTGGGCCCTGGCGCGCCGCCCCTTGCCGCGCGGCATCCACGGGGTCAGCAGGTTGCGGGCCAGGACGAGCAGCGCGTCGCACAGGACGGCCAGTACGGCGGTGGTCAGGACCGAGTTGACCGCCAGTTCGGGCCGGCCGTACTTCTGGGCGTCCGCGAGCAGGTTGCCGAGCGCGCCCTGGTTGCCGATCAGGGCGCCGACGCTGACCAGGGAGATGCTCGCCGACACGGCGACCCGCAGCCCGGCGAGGATCGCGGGCACGGCGATCGGCAACTGCACCTGGAGGTAGCGCCGTACGGGCCCGAAGCCCATGGCGGTGGACGCGGCCAGCGTCTCCTCGGGCACCGACCGCACGCCGTCGACGATCGCCGGGACGAGCACCACGAGGCTGTACACGGCCAGCGGGATCATCACGGTCAGTTCGGTCTGCCCGGTGTAGTCGATGAGGACCACGAAGACGGCCAGCGACGGGATGGCGTAGAAGACGGTGGTCACGCCGAGCACCGGCGGGTACAGCCAGCGGAAGCGCACACAGAGCTGGGCGAGGGGCAGCGCGGCGAGCAGTCCGGCCAGGACCGGCAGCAGCGCCTCGCGCAGATGCAGGCCGATCAGGCCGAAGTAGGTGTTGTCGAGGTCGCTCGGTATGTCGAAGAAGCCGTTCACGGGGCGACCTTCGTGACGTCGCCGGGCTCCTCGGCCCGCGCGTCGCCGGGGGTGACCGCGCCGGGGTCCCCCGCGCCGTGGGCGGAGCGGATCGCCGCGCCGACGGTCTGCTGGGAGACGACGCCGGTCACCCGTCCGTCGGCGTCCACGGCGACCGCCCAGCCGGTGGGCGAGAGCACGGCGCAGTCGAGGGCGGCCCGCAGCGAGTCGGTGCCGGGCACGAACGGCCGCCCGAAGGACAGCAGTCGCCCGGCCGCGAGGTCCCCGGCCGTCAGATCGCCCGGCTCGGCCCAGCCCAGCGGCCGGTCGTCCGCGTCGGTCACCAGCAGGTGGGGGGCGCCGCCGGCGGCGGCGAGCTGTTCGGCGGTGGCGTCGGCGCGCACGACCGGGCCGGTGGTCAGCTCCAGGCCGGCGGACGGGAAGAAGGAGAGCCGCCGGATGCCGCGGTCGGCGCCGAGGAAGTCCTCGACGAAGTCGTCCGCGGGGTCGGACAGCAGCTCGGCGGGCGGTGCGAACTGGGCGAGCCGGCCGCCGGTGCGCATCACCGCGACCATGGTGCCCAGTTTGATGGCCTCGTCGATGTCGTGGGTGACGAAGACGATGGTCTTGCCCAGTTCGTCCTGGATGCGCACGAGTTCGTCCTGCAATCCCTTGCGGACCACGGGGTCGACGGCCGAGAACGGCTCGTCCATGAGCAGCACGGGCGGATCGGCGGCGAGCGCCCGGGCCACGCCGACGCGCTGCTGCTGACCGCCGGAGAGCTGGTACGGGTACCGCTTGGCGAGGGAGGCGTCGAGCCCCACCCGTTCCATCAGCTCCGCGGCGCGCTCGCGGGACTTCTGCTTGCCCCAGCCGATCATGCGGGGCACGGTGGCGATGTTGTCGAGGATCGTGCGGTGCTGGAAGAGCCCGGCGTTCTGGATGACGTATCCCATGGACCGGCGCAGTGTGGTGACGGGCTGCTGCTGGAGGTCCTCGCCGTCGAGCAGGATCGTTCCCTCGGTGGGTTCGACCATTCTGTTGATCATCCGCAGGGTCGTCGTCTTGCCGCAGCCCGAGGGGCCGACGAGCACCGTGATCGCGCGGTCGGGTATCTCCAGCGACAGCCGGTCCACCGCCACGGTGCCGTCCGGGTACCGCTTGGTGACTGAGTCCATCCGTATCAAAACGCCGAATACCCTTCGGGTCTGGCAGAAGCTGCCCGCTCCGGCCGCGGTCGGTGGGGCCGTCGCCGGTCGAGTGTAGACGGCTGGTCCGCGGGGCCCCCGTTGCTCCGGGGCGACTCCTTCCCGCTGCTCGGGCGTTCACACTCGGGCGTTCACACCGGAAACCCGACCGACCGACCGAAGGCGGCCGGGAGCGAGCGACGGTGTCCACCGTGCCGCTCCCGGCCGCCGTTCACCGGCCGGTTCAGCCCGCCTTCGGCTCCAGCCGCAGCGAGATGCTGTTGATGCAGTACCGCTGGTCGGTCGGGGTCGGGTAGCCCTCGCCCTTGAAGACGTGACCGAGGTGGGAACCGCAGCGGGCGCAGCGCACCTCGGTGCGGACCATCCCGTGGGAGCGGTCCTCGATCAGCTCGACCGCGTCGGTGTCCCTCGGGTCGTAGAAGGACGGCCAGCCGCAGTGCGACTCGAACTTGGTCGTGGAGGTGAACAGCTCCGCACCGCAGGCGCGGCAGGAGTAGACGCCCTCGGTCTTGGTGTCGGTGTACTCACCGGTGAAGGCCGGCTCGGTGGCGGCCTCGCGCAGCACGGCGTACTCGGCCGGGGCCAGCTCGGCCCGCCACTGCTCGTCCGGCTTCTCGACGTCGTACGACATGAGTCTCAGCCCCTTACTTCGACAGCTCGTCCAGGATGCGCGGTCCGAGGTCGGTGACGTCGCCCGCGCCCATGGTGAGAACGAGATCACCGGCCTTCGCCATTCCCGCGACCAGCGCGGGCGAGGCGTCCTTGTCGTGGACCGGTGTGACGTCGGCGCCGGCGGCGCGGGCCGCCTCGACGATCAGCTCGCTGGTGACGCCCGGGATCGGGTCCTCGCGGGCCGGGTAGATGTCGAGGACGACCGAGGCGTCCGCGAGGGCCAGGGCCTGGCCCATCTCCTTGCCCAGCTCCTGGGTGCGGGAGAAGAGGTGCGGCTGGAAGAGGACCAGGATGCGGGCGTCGCCGACCGCGGCGCGCATGGCCTCCAGGTCGGCGGTCATCTCGGTGGGGTGGTGCGCGTAGGAGTCGACGACCTGGACGCCGGCCGCCTCGCCCTTGAGCTGGAGGCGCCGCTTGACGCCCGTGTAGGCGGCCAGCGCGGGGGCCAGCTCGGCGGCGGGGACGCCGAGGGCGGCGCCCGCGGCGAGGGCGGCGACGGCGTTGTGGGCGTAGTGGCGGCCGGGGACGGAGACGGCGAAGGTCAGCTCGGCGCCGTCCAGGACGACGGTGACCTCGCTCTTGAGGCCCTGCGGGACGACGGACAGGATGCGCACGTCGGCGTCCTCGGACTCTCCGTACGTCACCGTCCGCACCCGGCCTGCCAGCCGTCGGGTCAGCTCCCGGGCGCCCTCGTGGTCGGCCGCGATCACCAGGGTGCCGCCGGGGACGATCT includes:
- a CDS encoding DUF742 domain-containing protein, which encodes MTGGDAAGRLVRPFTLTGGRTRPSRADFTLITTVTAIDPQPSRAARPQPEHLRILRLCAEPMAVAELAARLDLPVSVVVILLSDLLEAGRITARPPHPVSRATDDLDLLQKVRDGLGRL
- a CDS encoding GTP-binding protein; protein product: MAGSERVAETPTASARSTAPEAVKILIAGGFGVGKTTMVGSVSEIAPLRTEEPLTAAGLDVDDLAGIEEKRATTVALDFGRITIGRDVVLYLFGTPGQQRFWFMWNDLAIGALGAVVLVDVRRPESSFAAIDFFERRGIPFVVAVNGFHGRHPYPAAEIREALALPEHVQVLLCDARERTSSRDVLIALIDQLIDAAAGAAAS
- a CDS encoding ABC transporter substrate-binding protein; the protein is MNFTAKSSRSRTRHTGAAAVALTAAAALLAGCSSDSDGTSDNPLAGDKAEAGTVVVGSNNFAESTLLADIYGEALKAKGLKVTYKHNIGSRETTYGMMKNGSVTVLPEYNGSLLAYLDPKARQKSVEAVNEAAKAKLDKKLTLLESSPAENKDSVSVNAETAKKHGLTAESTLADLKDVAPDLVIGGSPEFQTRQQGLKGLESVYGLKFKSFKALDAGGPLTQSALTKNDVQAADVFTTDPTIIKEKFVVLKDPENLFGHANVTPLVTKDGLNEEGVATLNAVSAKLDTETLLDLDAQVQLDKKDPLDVAKEWLKSAGLV
- a CDS encoding ABC transporter ATP-binding protein — its product is MIRMDSVTKRYPDGTVAVDRLSLEIPDRAITVLVGPSGCGKTTTLRMINRMVEPTEGTILLDGEDLQQQPVTTLRRSMGYVIQNAGLFQHRTILDNIATVPRMIGWGKQKSRERAAELMERVGLDASLAKRYPYQLSGGQQQRVGVARALAADPPVLLMDEPFSAVDPVVRKGLQDELVRIQDELGKTIVFVTHDIDEAIKLGTMVAVMRTGGRLAQFAPPAELLSDPADDFVEDFLGADRGIRRLSFFPSAGLELTTGPVVRADATAEQLAAAGGAPHLLVTDADDRPLGWAEPGDLTAGDLAAGRLLSFGRPFVPGTDSLRAALDCAVLSPTGWAVAVDADGRVTGVVSQQTVGAAIRSAHGAGDPGAVTPGDARAEEPGDVTKVAP
- a CDS encoding ABC transporter permease, which produces MNGFFDIPSDLDNTYFGLIGLHLREALLPVLAGLLAALPLAQLCVRFRWLYPPVLGVTTVFYAIPSLAVFVVLIDYTGQTELTVMIPLAVYSLVVLVPAIVDGVRSVPEETLAASTAMGFGPVRRYLQVQLPIAVPAILAGLRVAVSASISLVSVGALIGNQGALGNLLADAQKYGRPELAVNSVLTTAVLAVLCDALLVLARNLLTPWMPRGKGRRARAHAAVRQERPEPQEAATR
- the msrB gene encoding peptide-methionine (R)-S-oxide reductase MsrB, which produces MSYDVEKPDEQWRAELAPAEYAVLREAATEPAFTGEYTDTKTEGVYSCRACGAELFTSTTKFESHCGWPSFYDPRDTDAVELIEDRSHGMVRTEVRCARCGSHLGHVFKGEGYPTPTDQRYCINSISLRLEPKAG
- a CDS encoding ABC transporter permease — translated: MNVLDFVNAFFSDSAHWHGYDGIPTRLLEHVQYTLMALGLAAAIGLPVGLLTGHTGRGGNAVAFVATAARALPSFGLLVLIAVVVGIGLLPVMVPLVVLAVPPILVTTYEAVRSVDPSPVDAARGMGMHESGILFRVELPVALPLVLSGLRSAAIQVVSTATIAAYVSLGGIGRYIIDGLYQRDYEKVVGGATLVAVLALVTLALFWAAGRFAVSPGVRRR